The DNA region CATCGTGATCCGCGAGGTCGTGGACGCGGTCCCGCGTATGGTGGCGATCCACAGGCTCTTCGGCGGGACGGCGACGCAAGAGGCGCTCTTCGGTGACTTCCGGCTCGCGCTGATTCTGGCGGCGCTCGTCGTGATCGGGCTAAGCCTCACGAGTGGGGTGTTCATCTTCGCGATGCGGCAGACCGTCGTCGTGGCCAGCCGGCACATCGAGTACGACCTCCGCAACCGGCTGTACTCGCACCTCCAGACGCTCTCGGGCGACTTCTACGCGCGCTTCCCCACAGGCGACGTAATGACGCGCGCCACGAGCGACATCGAGAAAGTGCGGCGCTACGTCGGTCCGGCGCTGATGTACATCGCGCGGGCGGTCGCCGCGATTGTGACCGCACTAGCCGTGATGCTCGCCATCTCGTCCACGCTCACGCTCTGGGCGCTTTTGCCCATGCCGATCCTGGCCGTGAGCGTGTTCTTCGTGAGCAAGATGGTGCACAGCCGCACGGACCGGCAGCAGAAGTCCTATTCCAGCCTCACGAGCCGCGTGCAGGAGGCGCTGAGCGGTATTCGGGTGGTCAAGGCCTATGCGCAAGAGGACGCGTGGGCGGCGCGCATTCGGACGGCCTCTGGCGAGTACCTCACGCGCGCCCTCGCGCTCGCGCGGGTGGACGCCGCTTTCCGGCCGGTCCTGCTCGTCCTCATCGGCGCGAGCACGCTGCTCGTCGTCGGCGTGGGCGGCCGGCTCGTCATCGCGGGCGATCTCACGGTAGGCAACATCGCCGAGTTCATCATCTACGTCACCATTCTGACGTGGCCCGTCGCCTCGTTCGGCTACGTCGTCAGCATGGTGCAGCAGGCCAGCGCGAGCGCCTCGCGCCTCTTCGAGATCCTGGACTGGCAGCCCGACGTGACCGACCCCGCGACGCCTCTGGCGGTAGACGCCATCGAGGGCCGCATCACGTTCGACGCCGTCGACTTCCGCTACACCGAAGACGGCCCGCTCGTGCTGGACGGCGTTACGGTCGACGTGCCGGCCGGGACCACGCTCGGCATCGTTGGCCGGACGGGCTCGGGCAAGAGCACGCTCGTCGAGCTTATCCCGCGCCTCACCGATCCCACGTCTGGCCGCGTGCTCGTGGACGGCCACGACGTGCGGAGCCTGCCTCTGGCGACGCTGCGCGGCGCGATCGGCTACGTGCCGCAGGAGGTCTTCCTCTTCTCCGACAGCATCGAGAACAACGT from Rubricoccus marinus includes:
- a CDS encoding ABC transporter ATP-binding protein; translated protein: MSPLRRLNPYIWRQKWRMMPGLFFALVSALFALVVPIVIREVVDAVPRMVAIHRLFGGTATQEALFGDFRLALILAALVVIGLSLTSGVFIFAMRQTVVVASRHIEYDLRNRLYSHLQTLSGDFYARFPTGDVMTRATSDIEKVRRYVGPALMYIARAVAAIVTALAVMLAISSTLTLWALLPMPILAVSVFFVSKMVHSRTDRQQKSYSSLTSRVQEALSGIRVVKAYAQEDAWAARIRTASGEYLTRALALARVDAAFRPVLLVLIGASTLLVVGVGGRLVIAGDLTVGNIAEFIIYVTILTWPVASFGYVVSMVQQASASASRLFEILDWQPDVTDPATPLAVDAIEGRITFDAVDFRYTEDGPLVLDGVTVDVPAGTTLGIVGRTGSGKSTLVELIPRLTDPTSGRVLVDGHDVRSLPLATLRGAIGYVPQEVFLFSDSIENNVAFGAMDATPEAIRSASEEADLQDQVEGFPEGFQTRVGERGITLSGGQKQRTAIARALLRRAPILLFDDALSAVDTRTEATILANLRRHFGKRTVVVVSHRISAVQDADQIIVLEDGRVAEKGSHEELAAGGGLYASLYRKQQLEAELEAD